One part of the Megachile rotundata isolate GNS110a chromosome 16, iyMegRotu1, whole genome shotgun sequence genome encodes these proteins:
- the LOC100882950 gene encoding tether containing UBX domain for GLUT4 — MANKNVIVLAPNGRRQNVKVTANSTILQVLEEVCQKHGYNVDDYDLKHFNKVLDPNAILRFTGLANNAQLEMVPCTKTRLNSTVTIGVQLENGERLMADCMPSVTLDEVLKRVGLDEDLEKVALTYMHREIYGTDTLKKTTLKSLGLNSGKAVLRLIHRNPQKVTVDVPPPSVSLKSTENVSADNKTMASNKTSIERKAETIIKTDKKHEVPKTEENKSLVSVKKDAPETLPQACHKREIKHLSDVEFLGERNALVFNQAAMQPISRDEFPDDFYDLTVDDAKVILRDVKRHRKELEEAPLLTNAQRQLDQEKRVRDQLNKYRYTIIRIHFPDQFTLQGLFQPMETVQMIKDFVKSYLTDPNSDFVIFTTPPKRTLDPTRSLINENLVPCANVYYSGPSTLKSDVKEKVTDPMKVERQVAEIRTSMINQEVEISSKDTETDNNTHG; from the exons atggctaataaaaatgttattgtaCTTGCACCCAACGGTCGGCGACAAAATGTTAAAGTTACTGCTAACAGTACAATATTACAA GTACTGGAAGAAGTCTGTCAAAAACATGGGTACAACGTAGATGATTATGATTTGaa AcattttaataaagtattaGATCCTAATGCAATATTAAGATTTACGGGACTAGCTAATAATGCACAGTTGGAAATGGTACCTTGTACAAAGACACGTTTAAATTCTACTGTAACAATAGGTGTACAATTAGAAAATGGAGAGAGATTAATGGCTGATTGTATGCCCAGTGTAACATTAGATGAAGTTTTAAAACGTGTAGGGCTTGATGAAGATCTTGAAAAAGTTGCTCTAACTTACATGCATCGTGAG ATTTATGGAACTGATACCTTAAAGAAAACAACTTTAAAATCCTTAGGGTTAAATAGTGGTAAAGCTGTACTACGACTGATACACAGAAATCCTCAAAAGGTGACTGTTGATGTTCCCCCACCATCAGTGTCTTTAAAAAGTACTGAAAATGTTAGTGCAGACAATAAAACAATGGCATCTAATAAAACT AGTATAGAAAGGAAAGCAGAAACAATAATAAAGACAGACAAAAAACATGAAGTTCCTAAAACAGAAGAAAATAAGTCATTAGTATCAGTGAAAAAAGATGCCCCTGAAACATTACCCCAAGCATGTCACAAACGGGAAATAAAACATTTATCTGATGTAGAATTT CTGGGTGAGAGAAATGCTTTAGTATTCAATCAAGCTGCAATGCAACCTATATCTAGAGATGAATTCCCAGATGATTTTTACGATTTAACAGTCGATGATGCGAAAGTAATATTGAGAGATGTTAAACGTCACAGAAAAGAATTGGAAGAAGCACCTCTGTTAACGAACGCTCAACGACAATTAGATCAAGAAAAACGAGTGCGTgatcaattaaataaatatcgtTATACAATAATTCGCATACACTTTCCAGATCAGTTTACTCTTCAAGGTTTATTTCAACCAATGGAGACTGTACAAATGATAAAAGATTTTGTAAAAAGTTATTTAACTGATCCAAatagtgattttgtaattt TTACAACTCCACCCAAACGTACTTTAGATCCTACTAGATCTTTAATTAACGAGAATTTAGTTCCTTGTGCTAACGTTTATTATTCTGGACCGTCAACTCTTAAATCGGATGTAAAAGAAAAAGTTACAGATCCTATGAAAGTTGAAAGACAGGTAGCTGAAATTag AACATCAATGATAAATCAAGAAGTTGAAATATCAAGCAAAGACACAGAAACAGATAATAATACCCATGGATAA
- the ecd gene encoding ecdysoneless cell cycle regulator, with the protein MSKPKEDDILECFLYPKICYTKPPETVTEEMLLQEIEKFNEAIAPYVKDYIWHSSELIFRPRTKQALLLEKLVEGSVSLEEFNILPHIYVCLHFDEDISDEWFTVFLIFKLTQTFGGLIAKVIDSDGEFLLIEAANVLPPWANPETCDNHVFISNGELHIVREKHKTLFNLLNNIQEKPYLSKASDKVQDVLRKRINIYPDEIKKRHHKARVFLPEKAVLILRQEPRFVALAIRRICHSDPFERKVCRAMKYFPPEQRVMVNVKMTKCLYAMASHCRYTGDPRTGWNLPPVTSPKYNAHTLGIKIACGLEMLVARANEERRKREKRVVNDPEKLKVNEHALNTYLTRLESSGYFRNLLKDSQEYKKFQNAAKEYYLEHLCNDVVNVNNKSDAEKVLEAWENIQSVDIELHAQDESTLSPADSDSWLNIDPVQFESFLSEQWTNDRNKRYEQESLSLREKVQTFLNRSSDIDGVQFLEDRSMDTDVIHDPEDNGKIEFDADIFDSTLRGILDLVVPENEGEFEGSSEGSLGQDDEDKRGEMDKYMRLLDLELQSEIQKDESFETNKNSDTIEDNLFQSIKEEAGGSGPTGNIVGGPAQRFMHLQLQSPTTVPPDLQS; encoded by the exons ATGTCTAAACCTAAGGAAGATGATATTCTTGAGTGTTTTCTGTATCCAAAGATATGTTACACAAAACCTCCAGAAACTGTAACAGAAGAAATGCTGTTGcaagaaattgaaaagtttaatgAAGCAATTGCACCGTATGTTAAAGATTATATTTGGCACAGCAGTGAATTAATTTTTCGTCCTCGAACAAAACAGgccttattattagaaaaactTGTTGAGGGTTCAGTGTCTTTGGAAG AATTTAATATACTGCCTCATATTTATGTATGCTTACATTTTGATGAAGATATAAGCGATGAGTGGTTTACagtatttctaatatttaaacTTACACAAACTTTTGGTGGGTTAATAGCTAAAGTAATTGATTCTGATGGAgaatttcttttaattgaaGCTGCGAATGTTTTACCACCATGGGCTAATCCTGAAACATGTGATAACCATGTGTTCATTTCTAATGGAGAATTACATATTGTTCGTGAAAAGCACAAAACACtgttcaatttattaaataatatacaagAAAAACCATATCTTTCCAAAGCTTCTGATAAAGTACAGGATGTTTTGAGAAAAAGAATCAATATTTATCCTGATGAAATCAAGAAAAGACATCATAAAGCCAGAGTGTTTCTACCAGAGAAAGCAGTTTTAATACTTCGTCAAGAACCAAGATTTGTAGCACTAGCCATTAGAAGAATTTGTCACTCCGATCCATTTGAAAGAAAA GTTTGTCGTGCTATGAAATATTTTCCTCCTGAACAACGTGTTATGGTTAATGTAAAAATGACCAAGTGTTTATATGCGATGGCAAGTCATTGTAGATATACAGGAGATCCCAGAACAGGCTGGAACCTGCCACCAGTAACTTCTCCAAAGTATAATGCTCACACACTTGGTATTAAGATAGCATGTGGGTTAGAAATGTTAGTTGCCCGTGCGAATGAAGAGCgtagaaaaagagaaaagagagTGGTCAATGATCCTGAAAAGCTAAAAGTAAACGAACATGCTTTGAACACGTATTTAACACGTTTAGAAAGTAGTGGTTATTTTAGAAACTTATTGAAAGATAGCCAAGAGtataaaaagtttcaaaatgcAGCAAAAGAGTATTACTTAGAACATTTATGTAATGATGttgttaatgttaataataaaagtgatgCGGAGAAAGTTTTAGAAGCATGGGAAAATATACAATCTGTTGACATTGAATTGCAtg CTCAAGATGAAAGTACATTGAGTCCTGCAGATAGTGACAGTTGGTTAAACATAGATCCAGTACAATTTGAATCATTCTTAAGTGAACAATGGAcaaatgatagaaataagagaTATGAACAAGAGTCGCTAAGTCTAAGAGAGAAAGtgcaaacatttttaaatcgaTCTAGTGACATCGACGGTGTACAATTCTTAGA AGATCGTTCAATGGATACTGATGTAATACACGATCCAGAAGATAATGGCAAAATAGAATTTGATGCAGACATATTTGATAGCACATTACGAGGTATATTAGATTTAGTTGTCCCCGAAAACGAGGGAGAATTTGAAGGAAGCTCGGAAGGATCCTTAGGTCAAGATGATGAGGATAAACGTGGTGAAATGGATAAATATATGCGATTATTAGATTTAGAATTACAATCAGAAATACAAAAGGATGAGAGctttgaaacaaataaaaattctgatACCATAGAAGATAATTTGTTCCAAAGTATCAAAGAAGAAGCAGGAGGTTCAGGACCAACTGGAAATATAGTAGGTGGACCCGCACAACGATTTATGCATTTACAGTTACAATCGCCTACTACGGTACCTCCAGatttacaaagttaa
- the Galphaq gene encoding G protein alpha q subunit isoform X5, whose amino-acid sequence MACCLSEEAKEQKRINQEIERQLRKDKRDARRELKLLLLGTGESGKSTFIKQMRIIHGSGYSDDDKRGFIKLVYQNIFMAMQSMIRAMDLLKIQYGDSSNIEKAELVRSVDFETVTTFESPYVEAIKDLWADAGIQECYDRRREYQLTDSAKYYLMEIDRVAAPDYLPTEQDILRVRVPTTGIIEYPFDLEEIRFSYLSDLERIEKPDFLPTEQDILRARAPTTGIIEYPFDLDSIIFRMVDVGGQRSERRKWIHCFENVTSIIFLVALSEYDQILFESENENRMEESKALFKTIITYPWFQHSSVILFLNKKDLLEEKIMYSHLVDYFPEYDGPQRNASTAREFILRMFVDLNPDSEKIIYSHFTCATDTENIRFVFAAVKDTILQSNLKEYNLV is encoded by the exons GTACTGGTGAATCCGGCAAATCCACCTTCATCAAACAGATGAGAATCATCCACGGTTCCGGATACTCGGACGACGACAAGAGGGGGTTCATCAAACTCGTCTATCAAAACATTTTCATGGCCATGCAGTCCATGATCCGAGCCATGGACCTCCTCAAGATCCAGTACGGAGACTCTTCGAATATA GAAAAGGCAGAACTCGTGCGGAGCGTGGATTTCGAAACGGTTACAACGTTCGAGAGTCCATACGTAGAAGCAATCAAGGATTTGTGGGCAGACGCCGGGATCCAAGAGTGTTACGATCGCAGGCGAGAATATCAGCTCACAGATTCCGCTAAATA TTACTTAATGGAGATAGATCGAGTCGCGGCACCAGACTACCTCCCCACAGAACAGGACATTCTTCGCGTGAGAGTGCCCACTACCGGTATAATTGAATATCCTTTTGACTTGGAAGAGATCCGATTTAG TTATCTTAGTGATCTAGAACGTATCGAAAAGCCCGACTTCCTTCCTACCGAACAAGACATTCTTCGGGCTCGAGCTCCCACAACTGGCATTATAGAATATCCGTTTGATTTGGACTCCATCATATTTAG GATGGTAGATGTTGGTGGACAGAGATCAGAAAGAAGAAAGTGGATTCACTGTTTCGAAAATGTTACTTCTATAATCTTCTTAGTAGCCTTAAGTGAATACGATCAAATTTTGTTTGAGTCGGAAAACGAG aaTCGAATGGAAGAAAGTAAGGCACTGTTCAAAACAATCATCACATATCCTTGGTTTCAACACTCCTCTGTCATTCTGTTCCTAAATAAAAAAGATCTGCTTGAAGAGAAGATTATGTATTCCCATCTTGTTGACTATTTCCCTGAATATGATG GCCCACAAAGAAATGCCTCGACTGCTAGAGAATTCATTTTAAGGATGTTTGTCGACTTGAATCCAGACTCTGAGAAGATCATTTATTCACATTTTACGTGTGCCACAG ATACCGAAAACATCAGATTTGTATTTGCAGCAGTGAAAGACACCATTCTCCAGTCTAACTTAAAAGAGTACAATTTGGTTTAG
- the Galphaq gene encoding G protein alpha q subunit isoform X2 produces the protein MACCLSEEAKEQKRINQEIERQLRKDKRDARRELKLLLLGTGESGKSTFIKQMRIIHGSGYSDDDKRGFIKLVYQNIFMAMQSMIRAMDLLKIQYGDSSNIEKAELVRSVDFETVTTFESPYVEAIKDLWADAGIQECYDRRREYQLTDSAKYYLMEIDRVAAPDYLPTEQDILRVRVPTTGIIEYPFDLEEIRFRMVDVGGQRSERRKWIHCFENVTSIIFLVALSEYDQILFESENENRMEESKALFKTIITYPWFQHSSVILFLNKKDLLEEKIMYSHLVDYFPEYDGPKQQDVPAREFILKVYLSTNPDPDRMCYSHFTCATGPQRNASTAREFILRMFVDLNPDSEKIIYSHFTCATDTENIRFVFAAVKDTILQSNLKEYNLV, from the exons GTACTGGTGAATCCGGCAAATCCACCTTCATCAAACAGATGAGAATCATCCACGGTTCCGGATACTCGGACGACGACAAGAGGGGGTTCATCAAACTCGTCTATCAAAACATTTTCATGGCCATGCAGTCCATGATCCGAGCCATGGACCTCCTCAAGATCCAGTACGGAGACTCTTCGAATATA GAAAAGGCAGAACTCGTGCGGAGCGTGGATTTCGAAACGGTTACAACGTTCGAGAGTCCATACGTAGAAGCAATCAAGGATTTGTGGGCAGACGCCGGGATCCAAGAGTGTTACGATCGCAGGCGAGAATATCAGCTCACAGATTCCGCTAAATA TTACTTAATGGAGATAGATCGAGTCGCGGCACCAGACTACCTCCCCACAGAACAGGACATTCTTCGCGTGAGAGTGCCCACTACCGGTATAATTGAATATCCTTTTGACTTGGAAGAGATCCGATTTAG GATGGTAGATGTTGGTGGACAGAGATCAGAAAGAAGAAAGTGGATTCACTGTTTCGAAAATGTTACTTCTATAATCTTCTTAGTAGCCTTAAGTGAATACGATCAAATTTTGTTTGAGTCGGAAAACGAG aaTCGAATGGAAGAAAGTAAGGCACTGTTCAAAACAATCATCACATATCCTTGGTTTCAACACTCCTCTGTCATTCTGTTCCTAAATAAAAAAGATCTGCTTGAAGAGAAGATTATGTATTCCCATCTTGTTGACTATTTCCCTGAATATGATG GCCCTAAACAGCAAGATGTACCGGCCAGGGAATTCATCTTAAAGGTGTATCTTAGTACGAATCCTGATCCTGACCGCATGTGCTACTCTCACTTCACGTGTGCGACAG GCCCACAAAGAAATGCCTCGACTGCTAGAGAATTCATTTTAAGGATGTTTGTCGACTTGAATCCAGACTCTGAGAAGATCATTTATTCACATTTTACGTGTGCCACAG ATACCGAAAACATCAGATTTGTATTTGCAGCAGTGAAAGACACCATTCTCCAGTCTAACTTAAAAGAGTACAATTTGGTTTAG
- the Galphaq gene encoding G protein alpha q subunit isoform X1, with the protein MACCLSEEAKEQKRINQEIERQLRKDKRDARRELKLLLLGTGESGKSTFIKQMRIIHGSGYSDDDKRGFIKLVYQNIFMAMQSMIRAMDLLKIQYGDSSNIEKAELVRSVDFETVTTFESPYVEAIKDLWADAGIQECYDRRREYQLTDSAKYYLSDLERIEKPDFLPTEQDILRARAPTTGIIEYPFDLDSIIFRMVDVGGQRSERRKWIHCFENVTSIIFLVALSEYDQILFESENENRMEESKALFKTIITYPWFQHSSVILFLNKKDLLEEKIMYSHLVDYFPEYDGPKQQDVPAREFILKVYLSTNPDPDRMCYSHFTCATGPQRNASTAREFILRMFVDLNPDSEKIIYSHFTCATDTENIRFVFAAVKDTILQSNLKEYNLV; encoded by the exons GTACTGGTGAATCCGGCAAATCCACCTTCATCAAACAGATGAGAATCATCCACGGTTCCGGATACTCGGACGACGACAAGAGGGGGTTCATCAAACTCGTCTATCAAAACATTTTCATGGCCATGCAGTCCATGATCCGAGCCATGGACCTCCTCAAGATCCAGTACGGAGACTCTTCGAATATA GAAAAGGCAGAACTCGTGCGGAGCGTGGATTTCGAAACGGTTACAACGTTCGAGAGTCCATACGTAGAAGCAATCAAGGATTTGTGGGCAGACGCCGGGATCCAAGAGTGTTACGATCGCAGGCGAGAATATCAGCTCACAGATTCCGCTAAATA TTATCTTAGTGATCTAGAACGTATCGAAAAGCCCGACTTCCTTCCTACCGAACAAGACATTCTTCGGGCTCGAGCTCCCACAACTGGCATTATAGAATATCCGTTTGATTTGGACTCCATCATATTTAG GATGGTAGATGTTGGTGGACAGAGATCAGAAAGAAGAAAGTGGATTCACTGTTTCGAAAATGTTACTTCTATAATCTTCTTAGTAGCCTTAAGTGAATACGATCAAATTTTGTTTGAGTCGGAAAACGAG aaTCGAATGGAAGAAAGTAAGGCACTGTTCAAAACAATCATCACATATCCTTGGTTTCAACACTCCTCTGTCATTCTGTTCCTAAATAAAAAAGATCTGCTTGAAGAGAAGATTATGTATTCCCATCTTGTTGACTATTTCCCTGAATATGATG GCCCTAAACAGCAAGATGTACCGGCCAGGGAATTCATCTTAAAGGTGTATCTTAGTACGAATCCTGATCCTGACCGCATGTGCTACTCTCACTTCACGTGTGCGACAG GCCCACAAAGAAATGCCTCGACTGCTAGAGAATTCATTTTAAGGATGTTTGTCGACTTGAATCCAGACTCTGAGAAGATCATTTATTCACATTTTACGTGTGCCACAG ATACCGAAAACATCAGATTTGTATTTGCAGCAGTGAAAGACACCATTCTCCAGTCTAACTTAAAAGAGTACAATTTGGTTTAG